Proteins from a genomic interval of Syngnathus acus chromosome 4, fSynAcu1.2, whole genome shotgun sequence:
- the trappc8 gene encoding trafficking protein particle complex subunit 8 isoform X3, with amino-acid sequence MAQCVQSVQEFVQDSFVPMVAVLCSDEAERLTSKNKLNFAELLRPFCRLTSEGHLRDPNNQLLVVKNLRICVTKVVPSTAPPLLGAALSPGQRHHLDQVVLSCQPQEGAVSTAVAAGDYDLSFNDEALKCSAPWFSSWKDALTEACASKHFSASTPWFEVYRENFLQSMPASDHEFLNHYLACLLVVSSGEAAPVEQFVKLSQEQHRIQHSGDFTKPKWFIPNTLKYYVLLHDVGQGDERRAEAVYEDMKQRYGPQGCYLLKINSLVAEQEEQIHDLWTHYLRSQDQADDNVGPAVSSSADKSGSTTEEPSADTGGRLEQDSPSASREADITAGGHGACLTLSDHDRIRQFVQEFTFRGLLPHIEKNIRQLNDQLVSRKGLSRSLFTATKKWFGGGKAPEKSISEPKSTGGLLYPPEAPELQIRKMADLCFLVQHYELAYSCYHTAKKDFLSDQAMLYAAGALEMAAVSAFLQGGAVRPYPAHYMDTAIQTYRDICRNVVLAERCALLSAEILKSQAKYSEAAALLIKMTSEDSDLRSALMLEQAAHCFINMRTRMLRKFAFHMILAGHRFSKAGQKRHALRCYCQAMQVYKGRSWSLAEDHINFTVGRQSFTLGRPEKAAQAFKQILTNDSRQTAAQQGAFLREYLYVYKTVISRSGVRLPQLPLPCIHGAATRVYFGHERRLAEGEKQAATHVSLDQEYDAEQAAMWCKLEEQLVAAANRGVVPANFQPSQCYLNSQTDNLRHPLAVVEEPVVVEVVFRNPLKVPLALSRLSLVWKFTRDTHAAAATEDAGEELFSNQDTLEKESRQTDDVVTTETILDFHLAPEETKMARLRLLPHRTGCLSITGVVYDLAAASPAETPDDDDGLQKAETIIVSGKQDLKIRGPRLNHTKEDKMFVRYGPDRRLEPIVTPPMPLMEVFFLQFPTALLCGEIRKAYVEFCNVSGVSLCGLRVASTHPEFFTFGNPSAGTPLTPLSPASAENCSAYKTLAAAPGSGAACETLVSADDFGPTSDVVDVPVGGTLEPGHSVQLPLWLRGPDQEGVHEINFLFYYESPDKRSKISHRVVRHSVFICASRSLSVQASAHASAIPPQRGQDQDGGSTLVFIDVENINTSDAGVREFHIVQVSSGSQHWSLSKCINPAKDKDCKVSSKERAKLCFRAAPCKARRASLDRAEMFTFADVNLGDERVRQAAVFCAHRRTRLGLGLWRGSFCPRPQSWQIV; translated from the exons ATGGCGCAGTGCGTGCAGTCCGTCCAGGAGTTTGTCCAGGACTCTTTCGTACCGATGGTAGCCGTGCTGTGCAGCGACGAGGCAGAGAGGCTCACCAGCAAAAACAAGCTCAACTTCGCCGAGCTGCTCAGGCCTTTCTGCCGGCTCACGTCCGAAG GTCACTTGCGGGACCCCAACAACCAGCTTCTGGTGGTCAAGAACCTTCGCATCTGCGTGACCAAGGTGGTGCCGAGCACCGCCCCACCTCTGTTGGGCGCCGCCCTCAGCCCGGGCCAGCGCCACCACCTCGACCAGGTGGTGCTCTCCTGCCAGCCACAGGAGGGCGCTGTCTCTACCGCTGTTGCTGCGGGAGACTACGACCTCAGCTTCAACG ACGAAGCTCTTAAATGTAGCGCCCCCTGGTTCAGTTCGTGGAAAGACGCGCTGACTGAGGCGTGCGCCTCCAAGCATTTCTCAG CGAGCACGCCCTGGTTCGAGGTCTACCGGGAGAATTTCCTTCAGTCCATGCCGGCCTCTGACCACGAGTTCCTCAACCACTACCTGGCCT GCCTGCTGGTGGTGTCGTCGGGCGAGGCGGCGCCGGTAGAGCAGTTTGTCAAGCTGTCGCAGGAGCAACACCGCATCCAGCACAGCGGAGACTTCACCAAGCCCAAGTGGTTCATCCCCAACACGCTGAAGTACTACGTACTGCTGCACGACGTGGGCCAAGGCGACGAACGACG GGCCGAGGCCGTCTACGAGGACATGAAGCAGCGCTACGGCCCTCAAGGCTGCTACCTTCTCAAGATCAACTCTCTCGTCGCCGAGCAGGAGGAACAGATTCATGACTTGTGGACTCACTACCTGCGCAGCCAG GATCAAGCGGACGATAATGTCGGTCCTGCTGTGAGCTCTTCGGCGGATAAAAGCGGCAGCACAACAGAGGAGCCTTCTGCAGACACAG GTGGCCGTCTGGAGCAGGACTCGCCCAGCGCCTCAAGGGAGGCAGACATTACGGCAGGGGGCCACGGCGCGTGTCTGACCCTCAGCGACCACGACCGCATCCGCCAGTTTGTCCAAGAGTTCACCTTCAGAGGCCTGCTGCCTCACATCgagaaaaacatcaggcaGCTCAACGACCAG CTGGTGTCCCGAAAAGGCTTGAGTCGTTCCCTCTTCACAGCCACCAAGAAGTGGTTCGGTGGCGGCAAAGCGCCCGAAAAAAGCATCAGCGAGCCCAAGAGCACCGGCGGCCTCCT CTACCCCCCAGAGGCCCCCGAGCTGCAGATCAGGAAGATGGCCGACCTGTGCTTCCTGGTGCAGCACTACGAGCTGGCCTACAGCTGCTACCACACGGCCAAGAAGGACTTCCTGTCGGACCAGGCCATGCTTTACGCCGCCGGCGCCCTG GAAATGGCCGCCGTCTCGGCCTTCCTGCAAGGCGGAGCCGTGCGCCCATATCCTGCCCACTACATGGACACAGCCATCCAGACCTACAGAGACATCTGCAG GAACGTGGTGCTGGCCGAGCGCTGCGCTCTCCTCAGCGCCGAGATCCTCAAGAGTCAAGCAAAATACTCGGAAGCGGCTGCGCTGCTCATCAAAATGACCAGTGAG GACTCAGACCTGCGTAGCGCTCTGATGTTGGAGCAGGCGGCCCACTGCTTCATTAACATGCGCACTCGCATGCTGCGCAAGTTTGCCTTCCACATGATTCTGGCGGGTCACCGCTTCAGCAAAGCGGGCCAG AAGAGGCACGCACTGCGGTGCTATTGCCAGGCAATGCAGGTGTACAAGGGCAGGTCGTGGTCCCTGGCCGAGGACCACATCAACTTCACCGTCGGGCGCCAGTCGTTCACGCTGGGCCGGCCCGAGAAGGCCGCGCAGGCCTTCAAGCAGATCCTGACCAACGACAGCCGGCAGACAGCCGCGCAGCAGGGCGCGTTCCTCAGGGAGTACCTCTACGTTTACAAG ACGGTGATCAGCCGGAGTGGCGTGCGTCTGCCTCAGCTGCCGCTGCCATGCATCCATGGCGCTGCCACCAGGGTCTACTTTGGGCACGAGCGCCGCCTAGCCGAGG GTGAGAAGCAGGCTGCCACGCACGTGTCACTGGACCAGGAGTATGATGCCGAGCAGGCAGCCATGTGGTGCAAGCTGGAGGAGCAGCTGGTGGCTGCTGCCAATCGAGGGGTGGTCCCCGCCAACTTTCAGCCCAGCCAGTGCTACCTCAACAGCCAGACGGACAATCTGCGCCACCCACTGGCCGTTGTGGAAG AGCcggtggtggtggaggtggtgTTCAGGAACCCTCTGAAAGTTCCGCTGGCGCTATCCCGCCTCTCGCTGGTGTGGAAGTTTACGCGCGACACCCATGCTGCTGCCGCCACGGAGGACGCCGGAGAAGAACTCTTCAGCAACCAGGACACGTTGGAGAAAGAG TCAAGGCAGACAGATGATGTGGTCACCACCGAGACCATCCTGGACTTCCACTTGGCCCCCGAGGAAACCAAAATG GCTCGACTCAGGCTGCTGCCGCACCGGACGGGCTGCCTGAGTATCACGGGCGTGGTCTATGACCTGGCTGCTGCATCCCCGGCGGAGACGCCGGACGACGATGACG GGCTGCAGAAGGCCGAGACAATAATCGTCAGCGGCAAGCAGGACCTGAAGATCAGAGGCCCGCGACTCAATCACACCAAAGaggacaaaatgtttgtgcGCTACGGACCCGACCGGCGCTTGGAGCCCATCGTTACGCCACCGATGCCCCTCATGGAG GTGTTCTTCCTGCAGTTCCCGACAGCGCTGCTGTGCGGCGAGATCCGCAAGGCGTACGTGGAGTTCTGCAACGTGAGCGGCGTGTCCCTATGCGGCCTACGCGTGGCGTCCACTCACCCCGAATTCTTCACATTCGGGAATCCGTCGGCCGGCACGCCGCTGACGCCGCTTAGCCCCGCCTCTGCCGAGAACTGCTCGGCCTACAAAACCCTGGCGGCGGCACCCGGGTCCGGCGCGGCCTGTGAGACGCTGGTGTCTGCCGACGACTTTGGGCCCACGTCTGACGTGGTGGACGTCCCTGTCGGCGGCACGCTGGAGCCAGGACATTCCGTGCAGCTCCCGCTCTGGCTGCGAGGACCTGACCAGGAAGGAGTCCACGAGATCAACTTCCTCTTTTACTATGAAAGCCCAGACAAACGAAGCAAGATCAG ccaCCGGGTGGTTCGTCACTCGGTGTTTATTTGCGCCAGTCGCTCTCTCAGCGTTCAAGCGTCGGCCCACGCCAGCGCCATACCTCCTCAGCGAGGACAGGACCAGGATGGCGGCAGCACGCTGGTCTTCATCGATGTTGAAAACATCAACACG AGCGACGCTGGCGTGCGCGAGTTCCACATCGTCCAAGTTTCCAGTGGCAGTCAACACTGGAGCCTCAGCAAGTGCATCAACCCGGCCAAGGATAAAG aCTGCAAAGTAAGCAGCAAAGAGCGAGCCAAGCTTTGTTTCAGAGCGGCACCGTGCAAAGCTCGCCGAG ctTCCTTGGACCGCGCCGAGATGTTCACCTTTGCCGATGTCAATCTGGGTGACGAGCGGGTACGCCAAGCGGCCGTCTTTTGTGCACATAGACGCACACGACTCGGTTTAGGGCTGTGGCGGGGTTCATTCTGCCCCCGTCCGCAATCCTGGCAAATTGTCtga
- the trappc8 gene encoding trafficking protein particle complex subunit 8 isoform X1, translating to MAQCVQSVQEFVQDSFVPMVAVLCSDEAERLTSKNKLNFAELLRPFCRLTSEGHLRDPNNQLLVVKNLRICVTKVVPSTAPPLLGAALSPGQRHHLDQVVLSCQPQEGAVSTAVAAGDYDLSFNDEALKCSAPWFSSWKDALTEACASKHFSASTPWFEVYRENFLQSMPASDHEFLNHYLACLLVVSSGEAAPVEQFVKLSQEQHRIQHSGDFTKPKWFIPNTLKYYVLLHDVGQGDERRAEAVYEDMKQRYGPQGCYLLKINSLVAEQEEQIHDLWTHYLRSQDQADDNVGPAVSSSADKSGSTTEEPSADTGGRLEQDSPSASREADITAGGHGACLTLSDHDRIRQFVQEFTFRGLLPHIEKNIRQLNDQLVSRKGLSRSLFTATKKWFGGGKAPEKSISEPKSTGGLLYPPEAPELQIRKMADLCFLVQHYELAYSCYHTAKKDFLSDQAMLYAAGALEMAAVSAFLQGGAVRPYPAHYMDTAIQTYRDICRNVVLAERCALLSAEILKSQAKYSEAAALLIKMTSEDSDLRSALMLEQAAHCFINMRTRMLRKFAFHMILAGHRFSKAGQKRHALRCYCQAMQVYKGRSWSLAEDHINFTVGRQSFTLGRPEKAAQAFKQILTNDSRQTAAQQGAFLREYLYVYKTVISRSGVRLPQLPLPCIHGAATRVYFGHERRLAEGEKQAATHVSLDQEYDAEQAAMWCKLEEQLVAAANRGVVPANFQPSQCYLNSQTDNLRHPLAVVEEPVVVEVVFRNPLKVPLALSRLSLVWKFTRDTHAAAATEDAGEELFSNQDTLEKESRQTDDVVTTETILDFHLAPEETKMARLRLLPHRTGCLSITGVVYDLAAASPAETPDDDDGLQKAETIIVSGKQDLKIRGPRLNHTKEDKMFVRYGPDRRLEPIVTPPMPLMEVFFLQFPTALLCGEIRKAYVEFCNVSGVSLCGLRVASTHPEFFTFGNPSAGTPLTPLSPASAENCSAYKTLAAAPGSGAACETLVSADDFGPTSDVVDVPVGGTLEPGHSVQLPLWLRGPDQEGVHEINFLFYYESPDKRSKISHRVVRHSVFICASRSLSVQASAHASAIPPQRGQDQDGGSTLVFIDVENINTSDAGVREFHIVQVSSGSQHWSLSKCINPAKDKDCKVSSKERAKLCFRAAPCKARRASLDRAEMFTFADVNLGDERIVSSATPCGDFFFRCRRTSKACRADACTSGSRTPSGGRSLGEDLARVVNECDRLDLNIIVIWKAYVVEDSKQLILEGQLHVALQAVGEEATSLAPKQDTQEMVLLKFKSDPPPPAVPPSTQLSRLIKSNLRYSETYAHDFAHDSVCVVPVCLVLSNCCRTDVDITVDLRHKTTSSEWSECACSFTWVGQTRYRLALCPRQTRHLELQACFLMPGVYNINTHAVCAAPCLDGHHRDDADAQPEVAQHGAGPALIVITDSSQ from the exons ATGGCGCAGTGCGTGCAGTCCGTCCAGGAGTTTGTCCAGGACTCTTTCGTACCGATGGTAGCCGTGCTGTGCAGCGACGAGGCAGAGAGGCTCACCAGCAAAAACAAGCTCAACTTCGCCGAGCTGCTCAGGCCTTTCTGCCGGCTCACGTCCGAAG GTCACTTGCGGGACCCCAACAACCAGCTTCTGGTGGTCAAGAACCTTCGCATCTGCGTGACCAAGGTGGTGCCGAGCACCGCCCCACCTCTGTTGGGCGCCGCCCTCAGCCCGGGCCAGCGCCACCACCTCGACCAGGTGGTGCTCTCCTGCCAGCCACAGGAGGGCGCTGTCTCTACCGCTGTTGCTGCGGGAGACTACGACCTCAGCTTCAACG ACGAAGCTCTTAAATGTAGCGCCCCCTGGTTCAGTTCGTGGAAAGACGCGCTGACTGAGGCGTGCGCCTCCAAGCATTTCTCAG CGAGCACGCCCTGGTTCGAGGTCTACCGGGAGAATTTCCTTCAGTCCATGCCGGCCTCTGACCACGAGTTCCTCAACCACTACCTGGCCT GCCTGCTGGTGGTGTCGTCGGGCGAGGCGGCGCCGGTAGAGCAGTTTGTCAAGCTGTCGCAGGAGCAACACCGCATCCAGCACAGCGGAGACTTCACCAAGCCCAAGTGGTTCATCCCCAACACGCTGAAGTACTACGTACTGCTGCACGACGTGGGCCAAGGCGACGAACGACG GGCCGAGGCCGTCTACGAGGACATGAAGCAGCGCTACGGCCCTCAAGGCTGCTACCTTCTCAAGATCAACTCTCTCGTCGCCGAGCAGGAGGAACAGATTCATGACTTGTGGACTCACTACCTGCGCAGCCAG GATCAAGCGGACGATAATGTCGGTCCTGCTGTGAGCTCTTCGGCGGATAAAAGCGGCAGCACAACAGAGGAGCCTTCTGCAGACACAG GTGGCCGTCTGGAGCAGGACTCGCCCAGCGCCTCAAGGGAGGCAGACATTACGGCAGGGGGCCACGGCGCGTGTCTGACCCTCAGCGACCACGACCGCATCCGCCAGTTTGTCCAAGAGTTCACCTTCAGAGGCCTGCTGCCTCACATCgagaaaaacatcaggcaGCTCAACGACCAG CTGGTGTCCCGAAAAGGCTTGAGTCGTTCCCTCTTCACAGCCACCAAGAAGTGGTTCGGTGGCGGCAAAGCGCCCGAAAAAAGCATCAGCGAGCCCAAGAGCACCGGCGGCCTCCT CTACCCCCCAGAGGCCCCCGAGCTGCAGATCAGGAAGATGGCCGACCTGTGCTTCCTGGTGCAGCACTACGAGCTGGCCTACAGCTGCTACCACACGGCCAAGAAGGACTTCCTGTCGGACCAGGCCATGCTTTACGCCGCCGGCGCCCTG GAAATGGCCGCCGTCTCGGCCTTCCTGCAAGGCGGAGCCGTGCGCCCATATCCTGCCCACTACATGGACACAGCCATCCAGACCTACAGAGACATCTGCAG GAACGTGGTGCTGGCCGAGCGCTGCGCTCTCCTCAGCGCCGAGATCCTCAAGAGTCAAGCAAAATACTCGGAAGCGGCTGCGCTGCTCATCAAAATGACCAGTGAG GACTCAGACCTGCGTAGCGCTCTGATGTTGGAGCAGGCGGCCCACTGCTTCATTAACATGCGCACTCGCATGCTGCGCAAGTTTGCCTTCCACATGATTCTGGCGGGTCACCGCTTCAGCAAAGCGGGCCAG AAGAGGCACGCACTGCGGTGCTATTGCCAGGCAATGCAGGTGTACAAGGGCAGGTCGTGGTCCCTGGCCGAGGACCACATCAACTTCACCGTCGGGCGCCAGTCGTTCACGCTGGGCCGGCCCGAGAAGGCCGCGCAGGCCTTCAAGCAGATCCTGACCAACGACAGCCGGCAGACAGCCGCGCAGCAGGGCGCGTTCCTCAGGGAGTACCTCTACGTTTACAAG ACGGTGATCAGCCGGAGTGGCGTGCGTCTGCCTCAGCTGCCGCTGCCATGCATCCATGGCGCTGCCACCAGGGTCTACTTTGGGCACGAGCGCCGCCTAGCCGAGG GTGAGAAGCAGGCTGCCACGCACGTGTCACTGGACCAGGAGTATGATGCCGAGCAGGCAGCCATGTGGTGCAAGCTGGAGGAGCAGCTGGTGGCTGCTGCCAATCGAGGGGTGGTCCCCGCCAACTTTCAGCCCAGCCAGTGCTACCTCAACAGCCAGACGGACAATCTGCGCCACCCACTGGCCGTTGTGGAAG AGCcggtggtggtggaggtggtgTTCAGGAACCCTCTGAAAGTTCCGCTGGCGCTATCCCGCCTCTCGCTGGTGTGGAAGTTTACGCGCGACACCCATGCTGCTGCCGCCACGGAGGACGCCGGAGAAGAACTCTTCAGCAACCAGGACACGTTGGAGAAAGAG TCAAGGCAGACAGATGATGTGGTCACCACCGAGACCATCCTGGACTTCCACTTGGCCCCCGAGGAAACCAAAATG GCTCGACTCAGGCTGCTGCCGCACCGGACGGGCTGCCTGAGTATCACGGGCGTGGTCTATGACCTGGCTGCTGCATCCCCGGCGGAGACGCCGGACGACGATGACG GGCTGCAGAAGGCCGAGACAATAATCGTCAGCGGCAAGCAGGACCTGAAGATCAGAGGCCCGCGACTCAATCACACCAAAGaggacaaaatgtttgtgcGCTACGGACCCGACCGGCGCTTGGAGCCCATCGTTACGCCACCGATGCCCCTCATGGAG GTGTTCTTCCTGCAGTTCCCGACAGCGCTGCTGTGCGGCGAGATCCGCAAGGCGTACGTGGAGTTCTGCAACGTGAGCGGCGTGTCCCTATGCGGCCTACGCGTGGCGTCCACTCACCCCGAATTCTTCACATTCGGGAATCCGTCGGCCGGCACGCCGCTGACGCCGCTTAGCCCCGCCTCTGCCGAGAACTGCTCGGCCTACAAAACCCTGGCGGCGGCACCCGGGTCCGGCGCGGCCTGTGAGACGCTGGTGTCTGCCGACGACTTTGGGCCCACGTCTGACGTGGTGGACGTCCCTGTCGGCGGCACGCTGGAGCCAGGACATTCCGTGCAGCTCCCGCTCTGGCTGCGAGGACCTGACCAGGAAGGAGTCCACGAGATCAACTTCCTCTTTTACTATGAAAGCCCAGACAAACGAAGCAAGATCAG ccaCCGGGTGGTTCGTCACTCGGTGTTTATTTGCGCCAGTCGCTCTCTCAGCGTTCAAGCGTCGGCCCACGCCAGCGCCATACCTCCTCAGCGAGGACAGGACCAGGATGGCGGCAGCACGCTGGTCTTCATCGATGTTGAAAACATCAACACG AGCGACGCTGGCGTGCGCGAGTTCCACATCGTCCAAGTTTCCAGTGGCAGTCAACACTGGAGCCTCAGCAAGTGCATCAACCCGGCCAAGGATAAAG aCTGCAAAGTAAGCAGCAAAGAGCGAGCCAAGCTTTGTTTCAGAGCGGCACCGTGCAAAGCTCGCCGAG ctTCCTTGGACCGCGCCGAGATGTTCACCTTTGCCGATGTCAATCTGGGTGACGAGCGG ATCGTAAGTTCGGCCACGCCCTGCGGCGACTTCTTCTTCCGCTGCCGCCGGACGTCCAAGGCTTGCCGTGCCGACGCCTGCACCTCGGGGTCAAGGACGCCCTCCGGCGGCAGAAGCCTGGGCGAGGACTTGGCCCGCGTGGTCAACGAGTGCGACCGGCTGGACCTCAACATTATTGTCATCTGGAAG GCTTACGTGGTGGAGGACAGCAAGCAGCTGATCCTGGAAGGTCAACTCCACGTGGCGCTGCAGGCGGTGGGCGAAGAGGCCACTTCCCTCGCTCCCAAGCAG GACACTCAGGAGATGGTTCTGCTCAAGTTCAAGTCGGATCCGCCACCTCCCGCCGTGCCGCCATCCACGCAACTGTCACGACTCATCAAGAGCAACCTGCGCTACTCGGAGACATACGCGCATGACTTTGCACACGACAG tgtttgtgtggttcccgtttgtttggttttgtccAACTGCTGCCGGACTGATGTCGATATCACAGTAGACCTCAGGCACAAAACCACCAG TTCTGAGTGGAGCGAGTGCGCGTGTAGCTTCACCTGGGTTGGCCAGACCCGCTACCGGCTGGCGCTTTGTCCCCGGCAGACGCGTCACCTGGAGCTGCAAGCCTGCTTCCTCATGCCCGGTGTCTACAACATCAACACGCACGCAGTCTGCGCCGCGCCGTGCCTCGATGGCCATCACCGTGACGACGCCGACGCCCAACCGGAGGTTGCGCAGCACGGCGCCGGACCAGCGCTTATCGTCATCACCGACAGCAGCCAATGA